In Papaver somniferum cultivar HN1 chromosome 1, ASM357369v1, whole genome shotgun sequence, a genomic segment contains:
- the LOC113359358 gene encoding zinc finger BED domain-containing protein DAYSLEEPER-like, with translation MDEVHGLGEAESRYVDICSVKKWLSCHYPELLVIIDITSAGIDNNQILRKWNSTYLMLDSCILYKPFFSHLKLVDSDYEDCPTDEEWEQIEVVTKFLKKENRNDIEFIRNMVKEMQEKFDSYWKELSPILAMAVVLDPRSKMNFVKFTYSKLYLEVRELEREVNKVRSNMTSLFNEYYTLSSTRASNSCATQNLGIQNGGNSAAEEGSDFFQEYVATQERGGDVLTDLSELDEYLGESYRGCLNSPLDILNYWKNHEKRFPVLSRMAGDILSIPISTVASESAFSIGGRVIDRFRSSLLPENDEALITTRDWEYGIGKQISNIVFS, from the exons GTTAGTAATAATTGATATAACTTCTGCTGGAATTGACAACAATCAGATTCTCAGAAA gtggaattcaacttatcttatGTTAGATAGTTGTATCCTGTATAAGCCATTTTTCTCTCATTTGAAGTTGGTAGATTCAGACTATGAAGACTGTCCaactgatgaagaatgggaacAAATTGAAGTAGTCACAAAGTTTCTCAAG aaagaaaacagaaatgatATTGAATTCATTAGGAACATGGTAAAAGAGATGCAAGAAAAATTTGATAGTTATTGGAAGGAGTTGAGTCCTATATTGGCTATGGcagttgtgttagatcctagatcgAAAATGAATTTTGTGAAATTTACTTACTCCAAGTTGTATCTTGAGGTGAGAGAATTAGAACGTGAAGTTAATAAAGTGCGTAGTAATATGACATCACTTTTTAATGAGTATTACACCTTGTCAAGTACAAGAGCTTCCAATAGTTGTGCAACTCAGAATTTGGGTATTCAAAATGGTGGGAATTCTGCTGCCgaagaagggagtgattttttTCAG GAATATGTTGCAACACAGGAACGTGGTGGTGATGTACTTACTGACTTGTCAGAGTTAGATGAATATCTTGGCGAGTCGTACAGGGGTTGTCTAAATTCACCACTCGACATCCTAAACTATTGGAAGAACCATGAAAAACGATTTCCGGTACTTTCAAGAATGGCAGGGGAtattttgtcaattcctatttcaactgTCGCTTCAGAATCTGCATTTAGCATTGGAGGAAGGGTAATTGATCGATTTCGCAGTTCTTTATTACCTGAAAATGATGAGGCgttgataacaactcgtgattgggaaTATGGAATTGGTAAGCAAATCAGTAATATTGTTTTTAGTTGA
- the LOC113314582 gene encoding putative indole-3-acetic acid-amido synthetase GH3.9 — MDGKRLEYKGDEALKDLERITSNANEVQENILKEIITRNESTEYLKKFMDGVSTMKSSKKTMISEFKKRVPVVSYARIRPYIQRIANGEDSSILSGRPITEMLCSSGTSAGVPKLMPTIAEDHDRRTYLYNLIMPIMNQYVPGLDEGKAMYLNFVKAETLTPSGLPARPVLTSYYKSKHFKCRVRDSFNDFTSPDKTILCIDSRQSMYCQLLAGLIYRKQVLRLGAVFASAFLRAISFLEHNWPELCNDIRTGQLGSTITDAGCRSSMLDVLKYPDPKAADEIEEICSCQSWNGILGYLWPKTKYIEAVVTGSMAQYIPALEYYTAGKLPLVCTMYASSECYFGVNLEPLCKPDDVAFTLLPNMGYFEFIPLNDDGPVDEDEVEKEKLVDMANVRIGSYYELVVTTFAGLCRYRIGDVVQVTGFYNKAPQLRFICRRNVVLSIDNDKTSEEDLHNSVTAAKKLLESALLVEYTSYADTSSIPGHYVLFWEIVYHTPPMVNGFSTDQIANDTMEVSVLEDCCMAVEEGLDYIYKRCRTYDKSVGPLEIRVVEPGSFDALMDHFISQGASINQYKTPRCIRTSFALELLNSRVKSCVFSPRDPIWNPL; from the exons ATGGATGGTAAAAGGTTGGAATATAAAGGTGATGAAGCTCTAAAAGATCTTGAACGCATAACAAGTAATGCTAATGAagttcaagaaaatattttgaaaGAGATTATAACCAGAAATGAGTCTACTGAATATTTGAAAAAATTCATGGATGGTGTTTCAACAATGAAAAGTTCGAAGAAGACAATGATCTCTGAGTTTAAGAAGCGTGTCCCCGTTGTAAGTTATGCTCGAATTCGGCCGTATATTCAACGAATTGCTAATGGGGAAGATTCTTCTATTCTTTCTGGTCGCCCTATCACTGAAATGTTATGCAG TTCGGGAACTTCGGCCGGAGTACCTAAGCTGATGCCTACTATAGCTGAAGACCATGATCGCCGAACATATTTATACAACTTGATTATGCCGATTATGAACCA GTATGTACCGGGCCTTGACGAGGGAAAAGCCATGTACTTGAACTTTGTAAAAGCAGAGACATTGACACCTTCTGGGTTACCAGCTCGGCCAGTGCTCACGAGCTACTACAAAAGCAAACATTTTAAGTGCAGAGTGCGTGACTCATTCAACGACTTTACGAGCCCTGATAAAACCATCTTATGCATTGATAGTCGTCAAAGTATGTACTGTCAACTCCTAGCTGGTTTAATATACCGTAAGCAAGTCCTCAGACTCGGAGCGGTGTTTGCCTCAGCTTTCCTCCGAGCCATTAGCTTTCTTGAACATAACTGGCCTGAATTGTGTAACGACATCAGAACTGGTCAGTTAGGGTCAACTATCACAGACGCGGGTTGTCGATCATCAATGTTGGATGTATTGAAGTATCCAGACCCAAAAGCAGCTGATGAAATCGAAGAAATTTGTAGTTGTCAGTCGTGGAACGGAATATTAGGCTATCTATGGCCCAAAACTAAGTACATTGAAGCTGTAGTTACTGGATCCATGGCGCAGTATATCCCAGCCTTAGAGTATTATACTGCTGGAAAATTACCTTTGGTTTGTACAATGTATGCTTCATCCGAATGTTACTTTGGTGTAAATTTGGAGCCACTGTGCAAACCGGACGACGTGGCATTTACCCTTTTGCCAAACATGGGTTATTTCGAATTTATACCATTGAATGATGATGGACCAGTGGATGAAGATGAGGTTGAAAAGGAGAAATTAGTCGACATGGCCAATGTCAGGATTGGATCTTACTATGAACTTGTTGTTACAACTTTTGCTG GATTATGCAGGTACCGAATCGGAGATGTCGTGCAGGTAACTGGATTTTACAATAAAGCTCCGCAACTACGATTCATCTGCCGTAGAAATGTCGTGTTAAGCATTGACAATGACAAAACTAGTGAAGAAGATCTTCATAACAGTGTTACCGCAGCTAAAAAGCTCCTGGAAAGTGCCCTGCTCGTAGAATACACCAGTTATGCTGATACTTCATCTATTCCTGGACATTACGTATTGTTTTGGGAGATCGTATATCATACACCGCCAATGGTTAACGGTTTCAGCACTGATCAAATAGCCAATGATACAATGGAAGTTAGCGTTCTTGAAGATTGTTGCATGGCCGTTGAAGAAGGACTTGATTACATATACAAACGCTGTCGTACTTATGACAAGTCCGTTGGACCACTGGAGATACGTGTGGTTGAGCCTGGTTCGTTTGATGCTTTAATGGATCATTTCATCAGTCAGGGTGCTTCCATTAATCAGTACAAAACTCCGAGGTGCATCAGGACTAGCTTCGCTCTAGAACTGCTTAATTCCCGAGTCAAGTCTTGCGTTTTTAGCCCTAGAGATCCAATATGGAACCCTTTGTAA